aaagacaaagaaagaaaaaaaagaggcaaacagtcaaacaaaatcagcagcaacaacaacaataagaaaagcaaaaaacaaacaaacaaacgaaaataaacaacaacaaaaattagaaaaatcCCGTTACGCGGTTACTCGTTACGCCGTTACGCGTTTTACTAACAACCCACAGTTTTGTCTTCTGGCCTGTTGTTTATATAGAAAATATTAACTGTCAAGCAAGATCAATCAAGGGTGAAATGTCAATAATCAATGAAACACCTTTACTAAAAACCACGGCTAATACTCTATTAATGTCGAATGTCAAAATTAAATCTACTTCTTATGACTAAAAGTTAAACTAATATACAATTTTTCATCAGTAGAGAAGATCGTGATAAAGGCTTAACAAAAGTAAGAAGAAAAGTTTCCCAGCTATTTGCTTCATTCGGTGTGGAACGTCAGGTCTTGCCGGACACCGTTTATGGCTGAAGCTTATCTCAAATTAAACGGTACGACTTATTTATCAGAGATTATTGGCTAAGCACAAATCCTTATACTATTTGAGACCCTTTAGGCAATTctttagtattgcattgcgcatccctactgcgcacgattttcgcgtcattagcgcgcgcacatgagcacgtgctcatacaaaacgtaagagatttcgctcaaactaaacccgatagcgaaataaatgctccttttctctcaaacgagcacggtgacccccgatttttttttcaggtatttgctaagaacagtctaataaagaacatatttgaagaagaaaaaaagtttgatagtaaaACAgtcatttttttggaaaacagttccgtactgggtgtattttacccaaggcgaggacttcaagatagccacggaactgtcccaaaaagtgcactattctcACAACCAAGGAATCAAAGACGGCTTAAATGAAGCagtactgcttatgtaaataaaagaggctttattttcaaaataaaattttgtgtctttgacgcaaccaagacttaattctgtatgaaggtgattcgaattttgaacgcgaaaacagaaaaaattccccattttaagagcctgctgacgcgtaaacaagcacggtgacaccatttttttaattgcatttttttaatgttcatatcatgaatgttaattatgccaagtttccaaaaaagtttgatagtagaacaatttcaagggaattaccttaagcttGTTTCTGTAGGGTATAAAGATCCAGCTTTAGATAGTTTTTATGAACTCGAAAGAATACATACTCAAGGCTAATCACACTGCCCATGAATCCtagtttttgaagttcatttttaCCCACTAGTACACATGGCATAAGGTTTCTGTAGCCTGATGGCGAGAAGGGGACCTACGGCTCCCAAATCTTATAGCAATAGTGATTATCTATTATTTCTCGTATTTATAACTTACAAATGCGCATCAGATCATAGTCATGTTAGGATGCGCactagaaatgaataaattattattattattattatttattattattattactattattattattattattattatttatttattattattatttattattattattattattattattatcagcgGACTGCAAACTGAAAGAAGTAATGAAAATTACTCAGTTGACTGCAcggggggcttttcagggccagtgaGACATCAATGGCACAATGGAACTTTTTTGAGAATCGCAAACCAGTGATAAGTGCAGTCTATAAGTTGAACCAGGGGCCACCAAAAACAATTTGAGCTGGTGTTCAGTacgagtcttgaacccaggattcCCGAATCTTTAAGCAAGTGACCCGACTACTTATAGCCAcgttgcttctatgtacatctCGACTTGCAAACTCTCGAAAGGAACTCCTGCTAAAGCCGTTTCAGTCGTTTCTTCAACATTTTTGCCCCAAAAGATAGATTGATCAGTGCCCACTGCCACAACttcttatttttgaaaattttggttGGAACCCTCTAAGTGCTTAAATATGATTGTAAAGAGAGCTATGCCAATCTATGGCGTGATCCGATCATCCATAATGTTTGCAAAACATTAGTAGTCACATCGTTATATTACATACTGTACTTAGGTTCCCATATCCATTTAACCCTTATTCAATTTATACACTTCCTTTAGGCCGGTAAGCAGGAGTTGTCAGCGAACATTTAGAGGGGGCGGGATGATGGGGTAAGGGTGTGTTTTTCCATGTTAATGGTTTAGGATTTATTTCTGCGTTTTTCCCGTTTCCTATGAACCCTTTTATGCGCCACAAAAATTATTTACAGTTGAGTTGTTTATCGCCtctaagggggtgtttacatgataccggtacgagtttcattctggtacgagttcatcccggttcttacttttcgctctgtatttgtttacatgataccggtgaaaaatctcataccagtacaactcataccggtatgagttcatcccggtagttgtaccggatcgaaattctcataacggtatgaaaagttataccggtatcatgtaaacgctacattgactcccattccggtacgagtcgtcaagtcgtggtggactgggactattgacgcatgcgttgtatttctaaatattggacgccattattgttttggttcatgcgtcatccctgtgtcaatatttgtgtcgtccatgtaaacgcggtatgaaattgacaactcgtaccagaatgaaactcgtaccggtatcatgtaaacaccccctaagtCGTTGAGAGGCACGGGTCTATTCTACATTCGATGTCACAGTCTGCTCTGTAGACCTCAGGGTCTGACTGAACTGCTGACATGCCATTGGCTACTTTCAAAATCCATAATGCCGTACGCTTTGGGGGGTTCACTTCACAAACAATCTCGTACCAAGATTTCTCAGGCTATTTGGTCAGCGGGTTGTCGCcaggagagactctgggataatggacgcCATTTTCCCACAAAATCAGGGGCGGTTTTTGGGTCGGCGCTTCTGAAGTTGTACtgtaacagccaatcaaaaaattggaattttttcgatcatcccagagtctctcctgGCGACACCCCCTGACCAAAGAGCCTGAGGGCTCTGGGCGCGAGATTGCTTCACAAAAGCAATACCGGTTGTTTACTCTAGGAAGTTTGACATGCTTCCCTGAACTGAATATCCATTGTTTTTATGTATAGAACACCCCAAAAAATATGGAATCATGGGTTGGTAATGgtcaattaattttaagaagGCAGGTCAAGCTGTGCGAACATGTCACCAGCTTGTGAGTCCGGAATGTGTTGCCCTCTAAATATCAAGGGTAAAAGGGTTTTGTCTTTTCAGAGACACAACGCCACGGTAACCACACGAAGGTAAAATAATAGGACGAATTACTCGTCCATTTACATCTGTGAAGATTTCAGTTTCTTTGCTTCGGTGATTGTAGACGATAAGTTTCTTTGTGTCATAGTTGAGATAAAGTGAGAATATATCACCAACTAGTATCGATGTAATGGACGCAGCGCGTGGGTTGTCAGAACGTGAGCAAAAAATAGAATTATATCCTTTCGAAGAACAACACCAAGTGCACCTTCTTGTCTCTACATCAAAGAACGTATCAACCCCATTACCCGGAGTAAAACACCTAACTCCTATTTGGGCAGAACGTTGTTTTCCAAAATTCTCGaactttaatttccaacaatgcTGCCCTCTGCCACTTTCATGCCGTTCAGCGGATGTTAGAAGATAAATCTGGTTATCATGGGTTACTTCTGGTTTAACTTTCCAAGTCAAAGGACTGCCACACACATGTATTTCTTCGACTGTCACAGACAGAGTGCAAATGCCGTCTGTATCGGGTACATACGAAAAGGAATAAGACCTGCCGTCCAAGCACTCTACAGCAAGCTCTTGGTGCATGTTGGCTTCTCTTGAGTGAGTTACTGAAGCACGAACACTGCGACTGGCAAGTGGTTTGCTGCTGGTAGGTTTATCTTTGATAACAAGCGAGAAATCTACAGGCTGCCCAGCTAATGTTTGATACAGGATTCCCTCTTCTCCTCCCACCATACTCAACACATACTTTGTGGGATCCACAGGCTCGTAAAGAAGGGTTACCATTTCACCAATATCCAAAACTGTTTTGTTCATTTGCAGCATGAGATAGTCGCTTTTGCATGGTTTGCACTGATACTGCAATGCATTGAGTTGTGAAAGTCGTTCGACAAGTGGCTGCTTCATGGTCAAGAGCTCCATGTCATCCCCTTCAGCCAAAACTCTTTCAGCAGACTCAACACCACTTCTAAGATGGGCTAGTGACAGGGTCAGTGCCTCCATTTGGCTTCCAAGCTCGTTCAGCTTCACTTTCCCTTGATCTTCCACTTCACTCTTAAGCTTTCTTCTCATATTCTCCAGCGCCTTCACTTGTTCGTCGAAAAATATATCCACTTCCTTATTGACCTCAGCAACCCTGTCCTCAACGCGACATTCCATTGCTTTAACAGCGATTAGTCCTTCTTCAACggcactttcttttgtttttgtttctcgaacaatGGCTTGAATacttttcctttctctttcAGACACATCTGCTACAAAGTTGTACTTATGTTCACGGTGATCAACAATGGCACAATCCCGGCAGATTGTTTCCTGGCATGTTTCACAAAACAGTTTCAAAGCCTCGCCAGCATGTTTCCCACAAAATGCAGGCTTGACCAGGGCCTTGGATCCAAGTTTTTTAACTTCTGCCAGGGATAAAATTTGGTGACCTTTGAATGTGTTCATCCTACTGTGTGCAGTTTCACAAAATTTGCACATGAAAACTCTGCAATTCATGCAACGAGAGCCTGCGGAGTCGCCGCTGTCACATAGTTCACAGGTCACAGAATTTCCAGATGAAGTGCTGCTTTGTATGTTTAGCAAGGTCATGAAGTTGTTTATCCAGAAATTTGGTTGAAGCTTGCTGACATTCCCATCAGCAATCTAAGGAAGAGTGCAGAATAACCAATTAAAAACTT
The Montipora capricornis isolate CH-2021 chromosome 10, ASM3666992v2, whole genome shotgun sequence genome window above contains:
- the LOC138019286 gene encoding E3 ubiquitin-protein ligase TRIM45-like, with amino-acid sequence MASAIPDKHLECAVCMEQFKEPKVLPCLHTYCKVCLEKLIKKQGSEHVITCPECRQDTKIADGNVSKLQPNFWINNFMTLLNIQSSTSSGNSVTCELCDSGDSAGSRCMNCRVFMCKFCETAHSRMNTFKGHQILSLAEVKKLGSKALVKPAFCGKHAGEALKLFCETCQETICRDCAIVDHREHKYNFVADVSERERKSIQAIVRETKTKESAVEEGLIAVKAMECRVEDRVAEVNKEVDIFFDEQVKALENMRRKLKSEVEDQGKVKLNELGSQMEALTLSLAHLRSGVESAERVLAEGDDMELLTMKQPLVERLSQLNALQYQCKPCKSDYLMLQMNKTVLDIGEMVTLLYEPVDPTKYVLSMVGGEEGILYQTLAGQPVDFSLVIKDKPTSSKPLASRSVRASVTHSREANMHQELAVECLDGRSYSFSYVPDTDGICTLSVTVEEIHVCGSPLTWKVKPEVTHDNQIYLLTSAERHESGRGQHCWKLKFENFGKQRSAQIGVRCFTPGNGVDTFFDVETRRCTWCCSSKGYNSIFCSRSDNPRAASITSILVGDIFSLYLNYDTKKLIVYNHRSKETEIFTDVNGRVIRPIILPSCGYRGVVSLKRQNPFTLDI